ACCTGCCGCAGTTCGACACCGCGTCGAACATGCTGGCCTGGCGCCTGACCGGGCAGGCCGCGCGGGTCACGGTCGGCACGGGCGCGGCGGGCGCCGACGAGATCCGGCTGGACGACGCCTGGCTCAACGCCGCCGACCTGGGCGGCCTCAGGCTGGCCGGCAAGGAGGCGGTGACGATCGACGCGGCGCTGCAGTTCGCCATGGGCGGCAACGTGCAGTTCTACGCGCCGCAAGTGGCCATCAATGCCGGCATCACGGCGGCCGGCGGCCGCATCGAGGCGGGCAACATCACCCGACAGATCAGCGGCAACAACCGCGTCGAGGACGACGCCGTCAATCCGCCCGCCGGCCAGCGCGCCGGCGTGTCGCTGGCGCCAGGCGCGGTGCTGGATGTGTCGGGCCGGTGGACCAACCTGTCGATCGACCCGTCCGACTCGGCCGCCCTGGCCTACCGCAACGGCGGCACGGTGGTGCTGCGCAGCACCGGCGACGTCGCGCTGGCCGCCGGCAGCCGCATCGACGTGTCCGGCGGCGCCGGGCTGCTGGCCAATGGCAAGACCCGCAATGGCCGCGGCGGCGATCTCACGCTGGTGGCGTCGGCCGCCTCCAGCGGCGGCCGGCTGCTGCTCGACGGCGAGCTCGCCGGCTACGGCGTGGAGGGCGGCGGCAAGCTGACGCTGCAGGCCGAGCGCGTGCGCATCGTCACGCGCAAGCAGCCCGGCAACGCCGGCGCGGCCACCGAGACGGTCCTGGCTGGCGCCGATTTTTCGCAGGGTTTCTCGCAATACGAAGTCATCGGCGCGCTCGGCGTGGAAGTGGAACCGGGCGCGGAACTGGCCGTGTCAATGCCGGTGCTGCGCTACGACGGCAATGCCCGCGCCACCCTCGACAAGGCGGTGGCCCTGCCGGTCTGGACGCCGGCGCTGTACCAGGAAGACCCCGTCAAGAGCGTGTTGACCCAGCGCAAGGGCGCCAGCCTGACGCTGCAGGCCGGCACCCCGCAGATCGCGCTGGCCGACGTGCCGCGCGCCGCGCTGCGGATCGGCGAAGGCGCGCGGGTCCAGGTCGACCCGGGCCAGAAGATCGACCTGCTGGGCGCGGGCCAGATCACGGTGAACGGCGTGCTGTCCGCCTGGGGCGGCCGCATCAGCGCCAACCAGCTCACCTTCGGCGTCTCGGAGCCGCTGGCCGGCGGTGGCCACGATCTGTCGATCTGGATCGGTGAACAGGGCGTGCTCGATGTGGCGGCGCGCGCCGCCACCGCCATCAACCGGCGCGGCGAAACCTACGGCAGGCTGCAGGACGGCGGCGCCATCGTGCTGGGCGGCCCGGTGGACCTGGCCAAGGGCCTGGTGACCGCGCCCGACCTGTTCGTGGTGTTGCGCCCCGGCAGCCGCCTCGACGCCTCGGGCGCCGCCGCCAATCTGCTGGTCAACGGCACGCCCACCGAACTGGCCAGCGCCGGCGGCGCCATCTCCATCTCGTCGGGCAACGGCTTGTACCTGGACGGCCAGCTCAGCGCCCGCGCCGGCGGCGCGGGCGCCGCGGCGGGCGCGTTGACGATCGGCCTGGATTCCCCCAACTACCTGAACCGCGTCACCCGGCCGCGCGTGCTGGCGCCGCGCGACTTCGTCCTGTCGGCGCAACAGGCGGCCGATGCCCTCGACGGCGCCACCGATCCGGCGACGCTGGCGAACAAGCTCGCCTATGGCCGCGGCGCGTTCAGCGTGGCGCAGCTCCAGCAGGGCGGCTTCGGAGACCTGACCCTGCTCAGCAACGGCCTGCTGACGTTCGACGGCGACGTGAACCTGCGCATGAACCAGAGCCTGCGCCTCATCGGCACCGAAATGGCGCTGTCGGAGCGCAGCGCGGCGCAGGCCAGGGTCAGCCTCGCCGCCCCCTACGTATTGCTGGCGGGCAGCGGCGTGCGCGGCGCGCCGGACGGTTACGTGCGCGCCCCGCTCAGCGCCTTGCCGAGCACCCGCGCCAGCGCCTCGGTGTTCCGCGTGGACGCCGGCTTCATCGATCTGCGCGACGGCGTCGTGCTCGGCGGCCTGCGCTCGCAACGCGCCAGCCCCGGCGCCGCGGCCACGTTCACCGGGCGCGGCTTCAGCCGCGCCGAACTGGTCAGCCAGGGCGACATCCGCCTGCTGGCCGGGGCCGGCAGCGTGCTGGTCGATCCGCGCAGCCCCTATACGACGCAGCTCTCCGTGCCGGGCGATCTGTTCCTGAGCGCCGCGCAGATCTACCCCGCCACCGGCGCCGCCGCCCAGATCGTCGCCGGCCAGGCGAGCGACGGCAGCGGCCGCAGCCTGTTCGACCCCGGCAGCCGCATCACCATCGCGCGCAGCACCGCCGTCGCGCCGGATGCCCCCTACAGCGTTTTTGGCCGCCTGCGCCTGGGCGCCGACATCATCGAGCAGGGCGGCGTGCTGCGCGCCCCGCTGGGCCTGATCGAACTGGGCATCGACGGCAACGAGAAAGGCGCCACGTCGCTGCTCAAGCTGCTGCCCGGCAGCATCACCTCGTCCAGCGCGCGCGGCCTCGTCATGCCCTACGGCGGCACCATCGACGGCATCAACTACAAGTACGTGGGCAACGACGTCACGCTGGTCGGCGTCGGCGCCAGCCGGGACAGCGGTGAACTGGGCATGGGCGTCGCGCTGGCGGGCAAGTCGGTATCGGTGCAGGCATCCGCGCTCATCGACCTGTCCGGTGGCGGCGACTTGCGGGGCGCGGGCTTCGTATCCGGCCGCGGCGGCTCCACCGACGCGCGCTTCAACCCGCTGGTGCAGATCAACGCGCAGGGCGGCGGCTTCACGCTGCCGGGCCTGGCCACCAACCCGGTCTACGCGCTGGTGCCCGGCAACCAGGCCGCCGTGGCGCCCTATGCGCCCGACGCCGGCGCCAGCCAGCCGCTGGCCGGCCAGCGCGTCACCATCGGCGCGGGCGTGCCGGGCCTGCCGGCCGGCACCTATACGCTGATGCCGTCCACCTATGCCCTGCTGCCCGGCGCCTTCCGGGTGGAAATCAACGGCGCGGCGGCCGGCAATCCCGCCGCCGGCGCCCAGGCGCTGCGCAACGGCTCCTGGGCCATCGCAGGCAGCCTCGGCATCAATGGCACCGACGTGGCCAGCGCCATTGCCAGGCAGCTCATCGTCACGTCGGGCCAGACCCTGCGGCAGTATTCGCAGTACAACGAGATGGACTACGCCGCTTTCGTGCGCGCCGACGCCGCGCGCCGCGGCCTGCCGCGCGCGCTGTTGCCGGCCGACGCGTCCACCCTGAAGCTGCTGCTGGCGAGGGACGCGCCCGGGCAGCCCTTCAGTTTCAATGGCCGGGCCGACTTCAGCCCCGCCACCGGCGGCTATGGCGGTACCTTCGCGGTGGTGCCCAGCACCTCCAGCAACGCCCCGCTCGAGATCACCGCGCCGGGCGCCGGCCGCACGCCGGGCTTCACCGGCCTGTCGATCGACGGCGCGCAGCTGAACGCCGTGAACGCGCCGCGCCTGTCGGTGGGCGCGACGCCGTTCGTGGACTACAAGAGTTCAGGCACCAGCGTCGGCTTCGGTTATGCCTACACCCGCTTCGGCAGCATCACGGTGCGCAGCGGCGCCGCCCTGTCGGCGGCGGAAATCTTCCTGACCACGAACACCCTCACCGGCGGGATCGACATCGAGCGCGGCGCCACGCTGAACACCATCGGCCGCGGCCGCGCGCCCTACGACTCCCGCGATGGCTATAGCTACGGCGCCGGCACGGCCAGCCTGCTGGCCGTCTCGAACGGCTGGCTCGACGTGCTGCCGCCCGCGGCCGACCAGGGCGCCAACGCCGGCGCGGGCCCGATCCGCATCGGCACCTGCGGCCCCGCTGCCTGCGCCGGGGAGGCCCTGATCTATACGGAAGGCACCCTGGCCGCGGCCACCAACAAGGCGTTCGACCTGGGCGTCGACGTCGGCTACGGCGCCCGCTACCTGACGCTGGCGGTGGGCGCCATCAACGCCGGCACGCAGGCCTCGCTGGCCGCCGCGGCCGCGCGCGGCGTCCTGGGCAGCGGCCTGAGCCTGGACCAGTCGCTGCTGAACCGCCTGCTGGCCGGCGATGCCCGCTTCGGCGCGCCCGCCCTGGAAATGCTGACGCTGTCGGTGGCCGACGCCTTCAATTTCTATGGCACCGTGACCCTGGACGCGCTCGATCCGGCCACCGGCAAGCCGCGCCTGAAGACGCTGGCGCTGACCGCCCCCGCCCTTTACGGCGACGGCCAGGCGGGCGACGTCGCCACCCTGCGCGCCGGCGAACTGGTGTGGAACGGCTCGACCCGGGCCGCGCCCGGCCTGAGCGCCAACGGTGCGGGCACCGGCCGCGGCACGCTGAACCTGGAGGCCTCCCGCATCGAGTTCGGCTACGGCGCCTACACCCAGCCGCAGAACGCGCTCGACAACGCGCGCCTGGCGCTGGGCTTCGGCACCGTCAACCTGGTCGCCAGCGACCGCATCAGCGCCAACAACCAGGGCAGCCTGGGCGTCTACGAATCCCGCGGCGCCTATGACGCCAAGACCGGCTGGCAGTACCTGGGCGGCAACCTCAACCTGGTGACGCCGCTGCTGACCGGCGAGTCGGGCTCGGTCAACCGCCTGCGCGCCGGCGGCCGCCTCACGCTGAGCCAGCCCGCGGCCATGCCCACGGCCGCGCCAACGACGCGCGGCCTGGGCGCGGAGCTGTCGCTGGAAGCCGGCGACCTGCGCATCGACGGCCGCATCGCCCTGCCGACCGGCAAGCTGACGCTGCGCGCCGACGGCAACGTCGCGCTCGGCGCCAACGCGGTGCTGGACCTGGCCGGCCGTCCGGTGCCGTTCGACGACGTCACCAAGTACAGCTGGGGCGGCGACGCCATCATCGAAAGCCGCCACGGCAACGTCACGCAGGCCGCCGGCGGCGTCATCGACCTGTCGGCGCGCTACAACCGCGCCGGCCGGCTGACGGTCACCGCGCTCGACGCCAACGCCGGCGTGGTGGACCTGCAGGGCCGCATCCTGGGCTCGGCCTCGGGCGACTATGACGCCGGCGGCACCTATGTGCCCTACGCCTATGGCGCGGCCGACATCCGCGCCCGCGTGATGGACTTCGCCGGACTGAACCGGCGCCTGAATGAAGGCGAAGTGTTCGGCGGCCGCAGTTTCCGCCTGGCCCAGGGCGACCTGGTGATCGGCGACGAACTGCGCGCCCGCGAGATCAACGTCTCGGTCGACAACGGCAGCCTCACGGTCACCGGCCGCATCGACGCCAGCGGCGCCGCGGCCGGCAGCATTCGCCTGGCGGCCGCCAATGGCCTGCGGCTGGCCTCCAACGCCGTGCTCGACACGCATGGCACGCTGCTGCGCGTGGACAGCTACGGCAAGATCATCGACGCGCCCAACCGCGCCGTCATCGAGCTCAATGCCGGCAACGGCACGCTGCGGCTGGACGCCGGCGCGCGCATGGACCTGCGCGCCGGCACGGACTCGGCCGCCAACGACGGCCGGCCGCGCGGCACGGTGGAACTGAACGCGCCGCGCCTGGGCGGCGCCACCGGCGGCGACATCGACATCGACGCGCGCGGCCCGCTCGACATCCACGGCGCGCGCAGCATCGCGGTCAACGGCGTCTGGGTCTACAAGGACGCCCCCGCCGGCACCGAAGTGAATGCCGGCGACAAACCCTACCAGGTCATCGACCAGGCCTATCTGGAACGCCTGCACGGCGACAGCCGCGACTTCATCACCCACGCGCTGGCCAACGGCAACCTGCTGGACGTCAAGCTGGCCGGCCTGCGCGCCTACGCCGACGCGCTGCATCTGCGGCCCGGCGTGGAAATCCGCAGCACCACGGCGGACGGCGACCTGGTGGTGCAGGGCGATATCGACCTGTCCCGCTACCGCTATGCCAGCATCAACCCGCACACCCCGTTCACTGCCGTGTACGGCTCGGGCGAAGTGGCCAACCTGGTGATCCGCGCTGGTGGCGATCTGCAGATCCACGGCAGCATCAACGATGGCTTCGCGCCACCACCGTCGGTGGTGGCGGACGCCAATGGCTGGCGCCTGCTACCGGGCGTCGATTTCACCGGCGGCAACCTGATCACGCCGCATGCCGGCGTCAAGCTGGAGGCCGGCACCAAGCTGCCAGGCGGCGTCACCCTGAACTACGATGTGCCGCTGGCCGGCCTGTTCATCGGCCAGGGCACCGTGGTGCCGGTGGAAGTCGCGCTGGCGCAACCCCTGACGATTCCCGCGGGCACGGTGCTGTCGGCGGCGATCCTCAACCCGGACGGCAGTGTCGCCCATGCCGCCGGCACCATCCTGCGGCAGGACCTGACGCTGGCCGCCAACATGAAACTCGCGCCTGGTGCGCTGTTGCCGGTCGCCATCAGAACCGCGGCCCTGATCTGGCCGGCGGGTGTCCCCCTGCCCGGCTCGCTCGACCCGGCGACCAGCGCGCTGGCCAACATGGTGACGTTGAGCGGCGCCGTCACGCTGCCGCGCGGCGCGCTGATTCCGTCGGGCTCCAACGTGGTGTTGGCCGCCGGCGTGGAATACGTGGATCTGCGGCCGCGGGACAACGGCATGCAGGGCCTGCCCTGGGCGCTGGCGCCGATGCTGGCGGAAGGATCGCAGTCGTGGTCGCTGCGCCTGGTCGGTGGCGCCGACCTGGGCGCCGCCGACACGCGCACGACCCAGCTGGGCGAGGCGCGCGGCAACCTGGTGCTGGCCGACAGCCACTACGGCATGTTCGGCTACGACAAGCCGGGCAACTATCGCTGGACGCAGCAGGCGGCGGACGATTTCGGCATGCCCGAACTGGTCGACACCGTCATCGACGAGGATTTCGTGCGCGATATGGTCGGCTATCCGGATTCCGGCAGCCTGTGCCTGGAAATCCCTTCCTACTGCCAGCCCAACGACGTCAGGACCTACGACTACCGCCCCGCCACCGCCCGCTTCAGCGTGCTGCGCACCGGCACCGGCGACCTCGATCTGCTGGCCGGCGGCAACCTCGACATGCGTTCGCTCTACGGCGTCTACACGGCTGGCGCGTCCTCCGTCGCCACCCAGGCCGGCGATCCCTACAACCGGCCGCGCGTGGTCGGCGTGAAGGGCAAGGTCACGCTGGACGGCTCCGAGTCCTTCGAACCCTACGTCGACGGCGGTTCGCAAAGCGTGTACCGCGCCTGGTATCCGGACGGGGGTGGCAACCTGACCCTGCGGGTCGGCGGCAACCTGACCGGCGATGTGATGCGCACCTCCGAGGCGACCTACGGCCGCCCGCTACAGCTCTCGCAAGGCTACAACAGCGAAGAGGCCGCCAACTGGCTGTGGCGCCAGGGCACCGGCGCCGCCCCGGTCGGCGAGGCCGTGCCCACCGCCTGGTGGATCAACTTCGGCACCTATGCGACGCGCGGCAGCGGTGGCGCCGACGAGTTGCTGGGCTTCACCGGCTTCGGCACGCTCGGCGGCGGCAACCTGAGCGTCGGCGTCGATGGCGACGCGGGCATCCTGCAATCCCAGACCATGGCGTTCAGCCTGCGTCATCTCAACGCGCGCAGCCAGGCGCTTACGCTGGCCATCGGCAGCACCGGCCGCGTGCTCGCCGACGGCACCCTGGCGCTGACCGGCGGCGGCGACCTGGACTTGCGGGTGGGAGGGCGCCTCAATCCCATCGAAGCCCGCTATGGGGTCGAATCCGGCGGCGCGATCACCAACCTGCGCGGCCAGACCCAATTGCAGGCGCTGTCCATCGGCCATCTGGAGATGCTCTACAACCTGAACGCCGAGCGCGATACCCGCGCCGTGGACCGCTACAAACCCGCCCTCGCCGTCGGTTCGGGCGGCCTGACGCTGGCGCCGGGCGACAGCGCCATGCAGATCCTGTCACTGGGCGACCTGTCGATCGAGCGGATCTCGGATCCGGGCCGCGGGGAGGCCGTGAGATCGGCCTTTCGCCAGGCCGACGGCACGCTCAGTCCGTTCGGCGGCTCGTCCTGGTTCTCGCTGTGGACGGCGGCCAGCGCGATCGACCTGTTCAGCGCGGGCGGCAATCTGCTTCCGTTCAGGAACCAGCGCGTCGATAACGACGGCCTGATGGTGTTGCCGTCGCAACTGGGCGCGGTGGCCGCCGGCGGCAACATCTACTACCAGGGCGACGCAGTCCTGGCGCCGGGCGCGCGTGGCAGGCTGGACCTGCTGGCCGTCGACTCGATCTACGGCGGCGGCAAGCAGATCAGCCGCAGCGGCGCCGCGCCCTCCGCGATCGCGTCCCTCTACCAGCCGGGCTTCCTGGGCTGGATTCCGAACGAATACGACCTGCCGAAGGAAGGCCCCACCTCGCTGTCGCCGGACGGCTCGCAGGGTGAAGGCGTGCTGTTCGCGTTCGGCCCCGGCAGCACCGCGATTGCGGGCACGACCTCGCCGTCACGCTTCTACGCCATGGAAGGCGACCTGGTCGGCCTGAGCAGCGGCCGGCAGATCCGTTTCGGCACCGACATTTCCCCCACCGGCCGCCAATGGCAGATCGGCCATGGCCCGGTGCGCATGCTGGCCGGGCGCGACATCGTCGGCAGCGGCAGCCTGCTCGGCTCCGTCAACAGCTTCAGCGGCGCGGTCCCTTACACCTACACCGATAACCTGTTCCTGCACGGCGATGCGCACGACGTCTCCACCGTCAGGGCCGGGCGCGACATCCTCTACGGCAATTTCACCGTCGGCGGCCCCGGCACGCTGGAGATCTCCGCCGGCCGCAACATCCTGATGGAAGGCCAGGCCGCCGTCATCAGCCTGGGACCCATCCTGGCCGGCGACGCCCGGCCCGGCGCCAGCATCGTCATGCAGGCGGGCCTGGGCGCGGCCGGCGCGGACTACGCCGGCTTCCTCAAGCGCTACCTGGACGGCAGCCGCGTCGCCGATCCGGCCCGCCCGCTGACCGACCAGGGCATGCCGTTCAAGACCTATGAAGCCGAATTGCTGTTGTGGCTGACGCAGGCCTACGGCTTCGCCGGCAGCACCGCCGACGCGCGCGCCTATTTCGACGCCCTGCCGCCGGAGCAGCAGCGCATCTTCGCGCGCCAGGTCTATTTCGCCGAGCTGCGCGCCGGCGGCCGCGAGTATGGCGACAAGGCCAGCCCGCGCGTCGGCAGCTACCTGCGCGGCCGCCAGGCCATCGCCGCGCTGTTCCCGGGACAGGACGCGCCGTACCAGGGCGCCATCACTCTCTACGGCGCCGGCGGCATCCAGAGCCGCAATGGCGGCGACATCCAGGTGCTGACGCCGGGCGGCGCGCAGGTCTACGGCGTCGAAGGCGTGGCGCCCCCGGCCTCGGCCGGCGTCGTCACCCAGGGCAGCGGCAACATCCAGCTGTACGCGCAGGACAGCATCCTGCTGGGCCAGAGCCGCATCATGACGACCTTTGGCGGCGACATCCTGGCCTGGTCGGCGCAGGGCGACATCAACGCCGGCCGCGGCGCCAAGACCACCGTGGTCTACACACCGCCGCGGCGCGTGTACGACGCGGTCGGCAACATCAGCCTGTCGCCCGCCGCCCCCGGCACCGGCGCCGGCATCGCCACCCTGGCGACCCTGGCCGAAGTGCCGGCCGGCGACGTCGACCTGTACGCGCCGCTGGGCACCATCGACGCGGGCGAAGCCGGTATCCGCGTCTCCGGCAACGTCAACATCGCCGCCCAGAACGTGCTCAACGCCGCCAACATCAAGGCCAAGGGCGACAGCGTCGGCATCCCGGTCACCGCCACCGTCAACACCGGCGCGCTGACCTCGGCCAGCGCCGCCGCCAGCTCGGCCGTCAGCGCGGCGCAGGACTCGGCGCAGCGCAGCCAGAACCAGGCGCGGCAGAACCAGCCGTCCATCATCAACGTGCAGATCCTCGGGTACGGCGCGGAACCGGTGGCGGGCGCGACCGCGCCCGCCACGCCGCAGGAGGTGTCGTCCTACCGCCCCAACAACATGGTGCAGGTGGTGGGCGACGGCGCGCTGACGCCAGCGCAGCTGGCGCGGCTCAGCCAGGAGGAAAAGCAGGCGTTCGGCCTGTAGGCGGCCTACCGGCACGCACAGACGGCGAAACCGCCCCGGACCCCAGGGTCCGGAGCGGCGGCATTCAGAAGCCCGGGATCTTCTTCAGGCAGACATCGACCACGGCCATCACCTGCGCGCCCAGCCGTTCGCGCTCGGCGTTGTTGGCATTGGTCGCCAGCAGTTCGTCGTAGCGCAGGAAGTCCTTCACCGGCACCTTGG
The window above is part of the Achromobacter deleyi genome. Proteins encoded here:
- a CDS encoding filamentous haemagglutinin family protein translates to MSSSTSVPPAVRATSSLVPPSSRPLRAARRRALGARSGWRLRPLSQALAVLALAGGWSGAAHAQARAFSSSWFADKNAVQSTAQRTGRMPDGSLAGIGTSARQQAEARQQLRHSLDNLNRTAAAVAAQQAAQAAARAAAANGGGVPDGLVEGGLWEARGALAKWEGAKAAKPGTEDGRQIVTIEQTQSRAILNWDTFNVGRNTTLRFQQNSGDAVLNRVVGASARPSEIHGAIKADGTVLVVNQNGVIFTGTSQVNVRNLVAAAATITDTQFRDKGLYADADGTQPTFKDALGQVRVLAGARIETAAPASATQGGGYVLLLGSEVHNAGAIHTPRGQAALAAGDDFYIRKGYGTDVNLRSTTQGNEISTAIKAGSSAGLVSNTGLITAPTGDITLTGRTVRQDGVLLTTTDIGARGAIHLLNRAGDANGSITLGASGVTAVLLEASAVTGLDGQRDAAIKALDGGIVNKTGGVFDNLSTVRDRSDLSRIEIVTGNLATFAGGSTTVATGGQIAVSAKTRSVLESGAELDVAGAIGVRVAMEANNLAINIQGNEQRDAPANRDSKLLNSNDVWVDRRTLVRVAAGNGYTSDRWYTAGGLLEVSGYLATSGRSAAEWLAQGGTATFTGGELTTLAGSNINLSGGTLDVQDGFIRQIWLRGADGRLYDVSRAPGDLLYTGLYKGFEQTHARWGEKATRTFYNPLIAPRERFENGYTVGRDAGQLIVSTNRANLAGALTGEVYQGSRQTEAPQADMDGYYQSQAAVARRGRLVVGSYLPQFDTASNMLAWRLTGQAARVTVGTGAAGADEIRLDDAWLNAADLGGLRLAGKEAVTIDAALQFAMGGNVQFYAPQVAINAGITAAGGRIEAGNITRQISGNNRVEDDAVNPPAGQRAGVSLAPGAVLDVSGRWTNLSIDPSDSAALAYRNGGTVVLRSTGDVALAAGSRIDVSGGAGLLANGKTRNGRGGDLTLVASAASSGGRLLLDGELAGYGVEGGGKLTLQAERVRIVTRKQPGNAGAATETVLAGADFSQGFSQYEVIGALGVEVEPGAELAVSMPVLRYDGNARATLDKAVALPVWTPALYQEDPVKSVLTQRKGASLTLQAGTPQIALADVPRAALRIGEGARVQVDPGQKIDLLGAGQITVNGVLSAWGGRISANQLTFGVSEPLAGGGHDLSIWIGEQGVLDVAARAATAINRRGETYGRLQDGGAIVLGGPVDLAKGLVTAPDLFVVLRPGSRLDASGAAANLLVNGTPTELASAGGAISISSGNGLYLDGQLSARAGGAGAAAGALTIGLDSPNYLNRVTRPRVLAPRDFVLSAQQAADALDGATDPATLANKLAYGRGAFSVAQLQQGGFGDLTLLSNGLLTFDGDVNLRMNQSLRLIGTEMALSERSAAQARVSLAAPYVLLAGSGVRGAPDGYVRAPLSALPSTRASASVFRVDAGFIDLRDGVVLGGLRSQRASPGAAATFTGRGFSRAELVSQGDIRLLAGAGSVLVDPRSPYTTQLSVPGDLFLSAAQIYPATGAAAQIVAGQASDGSGRSLFDPGSRITIARSTAVAPDAPYSVFGRLRLGADIIEQGGVLRAPLGLIELGIDGNEKGATSLLKLLPGSITSSSARGLVMPYGGTIDGINYKYVGNDVTLVGVGASRDSGELGMGVALAGKSVSVQASALIDLSGGGDLRGAGFVSGRGGSTDARFNPLVQINAQGGGFTLPGLATNPVYALVPGNQAAVAPYAPDAGASQPLAGQRVTIGAGVPGLPAGTYTLMPSTYALLPGAFRVEINGAAAGNPAAGAQALRNGSWAIAGSLGINGTDVASAIARQLIVTSGQTLRQYSQYNEMDYAAFVRADAARRGLPRALLPADASTLKLLLARDAPGQPFSFNGRADFSPATGGYGGTFAVVPSTSSNAPLEITAPGAGRTPGFTGLSIDGAQLNAVNAPRLSVGATPFVDYKSSGTSVGFGYAYTRFGSITVRSGAALSAAEIFLTTNTLTGGIDIERGATLNTIGRGRAPYDSRDGYSYGAGTASLLAVSNGWLDVLPPAADQGANAGAGPIRIGTCGPAACAGEALIYTEGTLAAATNKAFDLGVDVGYGARYLTLAVGAINAGTQASLAAAAARGVLGSGLSLDQSLLNRLLAGDARFGAPALEMLTLSVADAFNFYGTVTLDALDPATGKPRLKTLALTAPALYGDGQAGDVATLRAGELVWNGSTRAAPGLSANGAGTGRGTLNLEASRIEFGYGAYTQPQNALDNARLALGFGTVNLVASDRISANNQGSLGVYESRGAYDAKTGWQYLGGNLNLVTPLLTGESGSVNRLRAGGRLTLSQPAAMPTAAPTTRGLGAELSLEAGDLRIDGRIALPTGKLTLRADGNVALGANAVLDLAGRPVPFDDVTKYSWGGDAIIESRHGNVTQAAGGVIDLSARYNRAGRLTVTALDANAGVVDLQGRILGSASGDYDAGGTYVPYAYGAADIRARVMDFAGLNRRLNEGEVFGGRSFRLAQGDLVIGDELRAREINVSVDNGSLTVTGRIDASGAAAGSIRLAAANGLRLASNAVLDTHGTLLRVDSYGKIIDAPNRAVIELNAGNGTLRLDAGARMDLRAGTDSAANDGRPRGTVELNAPRLGGATGGDIDIDARGPLDIHGARSIAVNGVWVYKDAPAGTEVNAGDKPYQVIDQAYLERLHGDSRDFITHALANGNLLDVKLAGLRAYADALHLRPGVEIRSTTADGDLVVQGDIDLSRYRYASINPHTPFTAVYGSGEVANLVIRAGGDLQIHGSINDGFAPPPSVVADANGWRLLPGVDFTGGNLITPHAGVKLEAGTKLPGGVTLNYDVPLAGLFIGQGTVVPVEVALAQPLTIPAGTVLSAAILNPDGSVAHAAGTILRQDLTLAANMKLAPGALLPVAIRTAALIWPAGVPLPGSLDPATSALANMVTLSGAVTLPRGALIPSGSNVVLAAGVEYVDLRPRDNGMQGLPWALAPMLAEGSQSWSLRLVGGADLGAADTRTTQLGEARGNLVLADSHYGMFGYDKPGNYRWTQQAADDFGMPELVDTVIDEDFVRDMVGYPDSGSLCLEIPSYCQPNDVRTYDYRPATARFSVLRTGTGDLDLLAGGNLDMRSLYGVYTAGASSVATQAGDPYNRPRVVGVKGKVTLDGSESFEPYVDGGSQSVYRAWYPDGGGNLTLRVGGNLTGDVMRTSEATYGRPLQLSQGYNSEEAANWLWRQGTGAAPVGEAVPTAWWINFGTYATRGSGGADELLGFTGFGTLGGGNLSVGVDGDAGILQSQTMAFSLRHLNARSQALTLAIGSTGRVLADGTLALTGGGDLDLRVGGRLNPIEARYGVESGGAITNLRGQTQLQALSIGHLEMLYNLNAERDTRAVDRYKPALAVGSGGLTLAPGDSAMQILSLGDLSIERISDPGRGEAVRSAFRQADGTLSPFGGSSWFSLWTAASAIDLFSAGGNLLPFRNQRVDNDGLMVLPSQLGAVAAGGNIYYQGDAVLAPGARGRLDLLAVDSIYGGGKQISRSGAAPSAIASLYQPGFLGWIPNEYDLPKEGPTSLSPDGSQGEGVLFAFGPGSTAIAGTTSPSRFYAMEGDLVGLSSGRQIRFGTDISPTGRQWQIGHGPVRMLAGRDIVGSGSLLGSVNSFSGAVPYTYTDNLFLHGDAHDVSTVRAGRDILYGNFTVGGPGTLEISAGRNILMEGQAAVISLGPILAGDARPGASIVMQAGLGAAGADYAGFLKRYLDGSRVADPARPLTDQGMPFKTYEAELLLWLTQAYGFAGSTADARAYFDALPPEQQRIFARQVYFAELRAGGREYGDKASPRVGSYLRGRQAIAALFPGQDAPYQGAITLYGAGGIQSRNGGDIQVLTPGGAQVYGVEGVAPPASAGVVTQGSGNIQLYAQDSILLGQSRIMTTFGGDILAWSAQGDINAGRGAKTTVVYTPPRRVYDAVGNISLSPAAPGTGAGIATLATLAEVPAGDVDLYAPLGTIDAGEAGIRVSGNVNIAAQNVLNAANIKAKGDSVGIPVTATVNTGALTSASAAASSAVSAAQDSAQRSQNQARQNQPSIINVQILGYGAEPVAGATAPATPQEVSSYRPNNMVQVVGDGALTPAQLARLSQEEKQAFGL